In Cydia amplana chromosome 13, ilCydAmpl1.1, whole genome shotgun sequence, the genomic stretch ttgtaaatataaaataattacaaaccccgaaaaatctgacCAAAATCACAtattaaaaatcatcaacttccaggtttttcaaagttttccgacatttcgtctataaacaaatgtaatttttataaattaaaatactgtgtaaatttatgtaataattcggaaaatttattagttttactattgaaataatatacaggaacaaatagaatttgtttaacccttaatctgtgagctgtctaatgttttgtagacatttggcaacactatgcatttaagggttaaattgtCCGCAAATTATTGTAAATTGTATCACATCAAAAAcagtacatgtaaaaagatgcaagtcccgcaacgcaattcttctgctacaaaaaagttttgagatgtaaagtgaaaccaagtcggttattttagtcagtgccagggggtgttaaaaccgtatcaataagatattttatctttaatttttaatacttaCATCTAATGACATGGCAATCGCAAAgtataatgctttactcgtacagTGCGTGACATGGACATATGCACCATACATCATATACCAAAATGACCGATGTCTACCgtctccaattctccctcaattgctcaaaggttaactggaagagatctcttaaagggataagttcgcctttgtactaatggcgaattttatttttcctgttgtgttctgatttttgtacaataaagtgttttactactactactactaaatgaTCGTTAAGCAAGGTAATattaaggtcgtatcaaaacaacaaaaaaactaaaCCATTTTCTAATACATGAAGTGCAAAAGTGACTTCCTTGTATATTAAAGACGTTTATAAATAGCACACCTATTGTAAAATTAGATTTACATATCaactaaataagtaggtacctattatttcacttagggatgtaacgataccgataccgatacgatatatcggccgatataatcggcaggccgatatattggcatcgccgatttaaacaacccgatatcataacaaaatgtaaacaacccacagtaaggtattttattggcAAGTATATTCTTCACCTCGATTTTAACTTGATgtgtcaaaacttacgtaagttttaatacgatatattacttactcaacgtaacagtgaagctgctataatcgtgctattttgctaataggaatatatttttcattatttttatttttcagtttttcacacttcttaaaatcgagtgtctattaaacataagtatgtcttatgcatataaaggatataattttttatttatttgatttattaactaactaccaggctatcgatatcggtatcggtatcggtaaCAGTAACTTTACTGTAATTCATAAAAAGTTAAAGATATAAATCTAACAGCATAATCTAGCATAACGGGGTATTCCAATTAAATATGCGCTCACGAACGTCCCTTTATTCGCTAAAAAGTATACTTACCTAGGTAATTCtggataagtaggtacctatatcagaCCTagctgtttaatttttttttgccttGAGTTTGTTGACCTGTGTTATAAAAGACATTTCTTTTTTAGACGCTTGTTCACATTTTTAGACTTTTGTTGCACAATGTTCTACcgcttaaacaaaaaaaaaagcaaattgTTAGAAGTATTCCAAACGAAACAAAAGCAAACCATCAAAAAGGGCTTTTAATTCttttaaaagtacctaattggtaaaaaaaaaagcggccaagtgcgagtcggactcgcccatgaagggttccgtatttaggcgatttatgacgtataaaaaaaaactacttactagatctcgttcaaaccaattttcggtggaagtttacatagtaatgtacatcatatattttttttagttttatcattctcttattttagaagttacagggggggggacacacattttaccactttggaagtgtctctcgcgcaaactattcagtttagaaaaaaattatattagaaacctcaatatcatttttgaagacctatccatagataacccacacgtatgggtttgatgaaaaaaaaatttttgagtttcagttcgaagtatggggaaccccaaaaatttattgttttttttctatttttgtgtaaaaatcttaatgcggttcacagaatacatctacttaccaagtttcaacagtatagttcttatagtttcggagaaaagtggctgtgacatacggacggacagacagacggacagacggacagacggacagacagacagacatgacgaatctataagggttccgttttttgccatttggctacggaaccctaaaaatcaaccaactaaataggtaggtaggacaGATGATCATTTGATTCATATAAAACTACAAAACAAATTCTACCTTCAATACCTACAACTGTTGAAAACCCGGCTTTTTAACAATCGGCCCCAGAAACCACAACAAGTTAAACAATAATTGCTATAAACGAAAGAAAACAGGAAATAACAATCGACACCAAAAAGCACCGAATCCGAATTTAAAAAACTACACTATTTAAAAAGTTATATTAAAAAAGTTCCAATTCTCACCGGTCCGAAGTGAACGCGCGCcgaacacaaataaaaacaaaattagaaCGCGCATGTCTAGTCTCGGCCGCTGAATGAATGGCACTGATAACTTCAGTCAGACGGTCCGTATTGTACGACGGCCATGTGACAATGGAATTTAATTTTGCAGCGatgtaatattaatatatgtatgtaagtacttatagtGCTGAGAGCGCTCGATAGCAATATGCTAACGAATACGTAGGTATGCTGCATTGTGTTTTTAGAGTAATTTAGAAAAATGCTAAGGTGGTGAAGGAGGTGACTTTTAACACCTTAAACACATTATTaggttttttctactccagcacttaggAGAGAAAAGCATCGATAgactctgttcggaaagaggagagtcgtaggaatgtaggtattataaattTCCACGTATCGATAAAGGAGGAACTCCCTATTACGAGATTACGCGTGCCTCACGCGTGCGTACGCGTAGCGTAGGTACGCTCGAATAAAACGCTAGTCTGAAACCGCCCTTAGTCGGCAAACTTAAGAAGATATAAATAAACCCCCGTAGAAATTAGTTTAAGATTAAGACCcgtatatcgtcaggtgacaaacaaaactcactaattacaaatacaaataatttatagagaaaagtatagtacaatagtacaattactaaaaaatatttaaacaaaaattaaccTTCTCTTACTCTCTTAGTacttaataatacatatatttcactatggctatgaacttgtggtggtaattagtgagttttgcttgtcacctgacgatatgttGATATAAGTTGAATCTAAGTGTTAATTTTTAGTAACTTGAGGCAATCCCTTGACTAGGCCACCAACGCTTCTCAAGAATTTGAGCTTTCTCGTACTTAGCTAAAGAGAAACATCACCCTCTAGCTTGCGATTGCAATCGGAATAATGGTCCCGTGAGTATCGATCTGTGACAGCGGATGTGCGCAGAACACAGCTTCCCTGTTAAGGGGCCGCACCACCTAGAGAAATGTATTTACCGTAAAGTGTGCCTGCTTTGCTTCAAAGTtcgaaatttattattaattttaaaattattatattgtggTAATATTTCTGAAGGAACACGACAAAAACTCATCATATTACCGTGAAAAACGTGTAGAAACAAGCTGTGTATATACTCGTAATAGCCAGTAGTCAGTGTACAATTTCGCTATAAAACATAGCGTTTGACGAAgctaattaaaaatgtatgcctactgtaaggtcaatgtggctaattccgtcatagggactattccatccattagcgtttttctcgaacaacgaacaaaattaataaattcataGACAAAGCAgagattgcttttagtttcagcaatgaaaagcaaatggtttttttttcctaggattgaaaatcaaagaaatacgctcgtggacggaatagaccctatgacggaattagccacattgacgtaaccataattttattgaaaaaaaaaaacacacaaacaaCATACTCCTTAAACCCATCTCCTTAATTTAACGACGCCCCCTTAACAGTTTCAGCAACAGTCAACCTCACAGCAGTCACAGCGCGGACCGTAACAGCCGAGATGCTGCCTAGCTGGTGACCACCGGAGTCTCTCAGTCAGTCTGTGGTCAGTCAGTTTAGGATGGGGAAGTGACTTATACGTGGAGTGGGGCATACCATGGTATGATTGGTTTTGATgtttgaaatgtttttttttgtgtgcagTGAATTGTGATTGTGTGATAGCTGtatttttaaaacgacattgtTTAGAGTAAATGtgattatgtacatatttaattacgtaTAGGACGTCTGTCTAATGTTTAAAGAtacaattctttttttttttcaattttatttaaatttatgtaaaatattttgcaAATGTGTGTAGAATTCAGTTGGGTGCTTAACTGTTTTGAAGATCTAAAATAACCATAAAATTCGTAAGTGTTCGGAATTTGTCAAAATAAGGAACGAAATTCATgacaattaattaaaatattactttaTAAACAGAAATCTAACTTAATTCTTAGGCAACTTATAAGGTCCTTATACCAAAATATAGCTtcctttttaattaaatgtagaTGTAGCTTTTAGACATTTTTCATGATATCAAAGTCGCCATATATCATAtctatcggagcggccaaggtgttcacaatatctgaacacgcactctaataacgccctgacaatagaggcgtgttcagatatttgtgagcgccctagtcgctccgatatatctgatggcgactgtactacacTTAAAGTAATACCTACAGTCATAAGCATAagtttgctaagcgggcgaggtgttcaaagcgatcttggcgcgactttattgttaagagaataagattgtgtcaaggtaattttgaacacctcgcccgcttagcaacttcaaCACATACATACCTTCCATAGCTGTATATGCATATTTTAGTTACAAGCACAAACACCAAAGCGACGATAAAGCCCATTACAGTCGCGTATATGTCGTTTATCGCCGCGAGTAACATCCGAAGATGTTTCCTCGCAAACATTATGTCGAAATATGGCGTTAGCGGCAGTTTAGCCGTACAACCATCAACAAACACTCTTAACTCTACATagatggaccttattacaaaaggcataaggtccacatcggtacagttaacagtgtgggcgatggtactgaTATAAGTCTTAAATGCTGCCATCGTACTGGTGTGTCTTTGAGGGTTTATTGCAAATATTTCTGCAGCATGTAGCAAcagcctcctgagacccagaaacggttattttgtttttgaatttggaactcttTAGGTAAGTAGTCTATGAAattgcagagggcctaccgcagaaatcgaaaatcgaaatttcatcATCTGCCTCTGCCACTCTTGTATTATATTTGAGCAATAGAGAGGCAGTAGTGAACGAAATTGATTACGCGGTTGACCCTCAGAATAGATTATGGATTTTGTGGAATAAGAGGATTGAAAACGGTTGATATTGTCACTGTGATTGTCTCCTTGAAAGCATTCCAATTCAACGATTTTAAGCTCATCGCGAGATCTACTACAGCACAAGCCACtagtttattttgctcgggGCAAGAGacacagtgagtgagtgagagaATTCCCTACAAGTGTTACTCTCGCTCCAATATTTCTCTTACGCCATCTAACCTTACTGCTTTACCAAATATAGACCTTGACCTATTGACCTTGGTGCAGGCAAGGATGGAGCTGCCGGTGCTGGATAAGTTCTGCTTCATCTTCCACCTGAGGACAGGATGCATCACCATGGGCATCATGAACTCGGTGAGTTTGCAGGCTTCCCATTCGATTTAAATCATCGAACGATTTTTTGTCTAACGATTTCTAGACTTCCAGCTCTTCAGTCTTCTTTCGATACCACGAAGAGAATGTCGTCTTCGAATTGTCGGAGAGAATTATAAAATCTTGGATTAgatgtagtttttaataactCGGCTGATTTTGATGATAATTGGCACAGAGTCACAGATAGTTTCTGTCCTGGTAATAGACAGAAGTTTTCATCCcagaattcatcccctaaggggtGCAAACGGGGTTGCAATTTAATAAACCTTGTGATTACATTGACATGAAACTTGGTATGAACATTAAagtaacatacttatatagtttgtagctttctagtagaccccgaagactaatcctattgtctattgttcagtaaaaccgcacgtgctacttacctgcaaaaaagggtcttcattattctatttggcacctgagcgcgggctagtccaacgctcaaaaaaccagtgtaggtgcgctctccgataacgtgcctttgttacgcatctcgatgacacattttagactggttctgtagcgtccgactcgccggcactcagtaaccgaagtaccgattttttatgcaggtggttgtggcacgtaacgtggcacgagcggtttttcttaacaatagacaataggattagccttcggggtctattagaaagctacaaactataactaaGCATTATATACATTGTTCAATTATACCTTCCAGATCATAACCTTCGTGCTGGCCGTGATCCTGATCACCTTCGCGGTGGACATCAAGGCAGCATCAGAGTCCAAGTCCGAGGATGCTGTGTCTTCCGTGGTGTACACCATAGTGGTGCTGATGGTGGTGCTACTGCTGATCAAGTTCATGCTGGATATGGTGTTCGTGTTCGCTGTTTATAAGGTAAGGGGAACCTGTTCTCAATTAAAGATATCTATAAATAGGTCTGTCTTGGTCGAAACAGCAGTGACTCAGTGAGTTTTTCCACTCCACTTTTCCTTATATTGattcatttttattactttttaggcATTGTGGCATCGCTTTTAGACCgttctgcttgataaaaaagttatttcttttaaaatattcttcatggactttttatttatttatttattttatttatgttaaggagaaccaacagctacaaactttcaatagataataagattaaaaacaggaagccaattacaggaactcacaggtagttgcaaagtaaaaaaatgttaaactaatGCTAGCACCTACGCATACCCACATGCGTACAAAAAGAGAGGgcaaaaaaaagagaaaaaaaatcataatttaaaatggCAATAGAAGCCTTACAATAGGCCCTTTTTACATCAGCAACCCCCCTTTTCGTTCAAATAAacacaataataataagaaCCAAGACATatatcactagacttatatcgaccgggatatgaaccgtgattaccttttgtattattttcgagctcccgatatttcgacgcagttaatACAAGTCTATGTAAAGCACAAATTTGGCAGATAAGTCTAcggaaactaaccgtgaatcattcaaaactgcaaGACAGATAACTACTTCTCGGGATAAATCTAAgtaataactaggtaccagtaaagcCAATTAGCTGTTTTATCCTGATTCCCACCGGAATGCCCAAttatacgtattttttttattacattatccTACAGAAAACACGCTCTTACAGTAAATTAGACCGAATTAGGTACTCAAATTGGCCAATTAGAACTCAATTCCCACCGACTTGCCGAATTTGAAACACTAAAGAAATCTCTTAAAAAAGTATTAAGTATATGGTTATCTGTAAGTCTGTTTACTGACGATGATTttcactttttcgtgcatgatacccggtgttcatcgatttataagacgttatcaccgTCAAAAATACTCCAGCTTGCCCAATGGATATTTGACTCGCCGCCACTATATAATcatctaagtacctacataaagcaAAGATGCCCTATAGATACAGTGCACTTAATTAAGGAAATGGGTAAAGGTCGACGAAGATAGGGAATGATCTCATGTAAGGGTCACTTTATGGGACACGCTAATTTCATCCTCGCTTAACGACGTCACCAAAGTTACGGACGACACTTTAGCTTTTATACGAGATCCTAAAGGTTACATTTCTTATATTACGGCTGTGAAAGGATTGCTGTATACTTCGGAGACttagatttcgatgaaatttgctatag encodes the following:
- the LOC134653674 gene encoding uncharacterized protein LOC134653674 codes for the protein MCAEHSFPVKGPHHLEKCIYRKVCLLCFKARMELPVLDKFCFIFHLRTGCITMGIMNSIITFVLAVILITFAVDIKAASESKSEDAVSSVVYTIVVLMVVLLLIKFMLDMVFVFAVYKEKSSLMKKYCIFWVVFLVLFIIGFLKSLFHMGAGHVIAQILFLAENFYYIVVIRSYLISIHEDGML